A single Anopheles funestus chromosome 2RL, idAnoFuneDA-416_04, whole genome shotgun sequence DNA region contains:
- the LOC125761451 gene encoding uncharacterized protein LOC125761451 — protein MAKSTTILLQCCLVLLLPFNDSVFAKKEDNKPEESLFEQDLGDQFKIDASTQGLQKVNLRCGADSMRIELKTEEDFQGVMYTRGSYYKQTKPCFVKPERAGRTLEMKFNLDQCQTVNNGEVYSNIVVVQHDPDIVTPGDAAFAVECDFRKPRGVTVSSEIQARDSEDATPTPSSRITLTSPDPSANTQTPNEHNSVHSTSGTVTFVPSRFRNGSQLPEQRVRGTVETVEIPLHTTQQHQEENHDEL, from the exons atggccaaaagtacGACCATCTTGCTTCAGTGTTGTCTGGTGTTGCTGCTACCATTCAACGACAGTGTGTTTGCCAAAAAGGAGGACAACAAACCCGAAG AGAGCCTTTTCGAGCAGGATTTGGGTGATCAGTTCAAGATCGACGCCTCAACGCAGGGTCTGCAAAAGGTGAACCTACGATGCGGTGCCGACTCGATGCGCATCGAGCTCAAGACGGAGGAAGACTTCCAGGGCGTGATGTACACACGCGGCAGTTACTacaagcaaacgaaaccatGCTTCGTGAAACCAGAACGGGCCGGCCGCACACTCGAGATGAAGTTTAATCTCGACCAGTGCCAGACGGTGAACAACGGTGAGGTGTACTCGAACATTGTCGTCGTGCAGCACGATCCGGACATTGTAACGCCCGGTGATGCCGCCTTCGCGGTGGAATGTGATTTCCGGAAGCCACGTGGTGTGACGGTCAGCTCAGAGATCCAGGCACGAGATAG CGAGGATGCGACACCGACACCATCGTCACGCATTACACTCACCAGTCCGGATCCGTCGGCAAACACTCAAACACCGAACGAACACAACTCGGTGCACAGTACATCCGGTACGGTAACGTTTGTGCCGAGCCGTTTCCGCAATGGGTCCCAGCTACCGGAACAACGGGTCCGTGGGACGGTCGAAACGGTCGAAATTCCActgcacacaacacaacaacaccaaGAGGAAAATCACGATGAGTTGTGA
- the LOC125761414 gene encoding uncharacterized protein LOC125761414 isoform X2: MHGIQHLFRQHALEKQASADSWHSANSSNQVLQGSTSTMSSASSASHQRPPNERSHSIDESQVSLASEDYRLASSPRHIMAGASVRSPTSPQEYYNLGVSIPRGRKSPESRGSQCSDMSAGANGIKRMSKRTPDPRTNAYNPNARRGSLESACSPPNHHYNTAGYFPHDLDDIYEYKTDHQYFTHTGAYQHPAYPLTSDHQRNLLFQRNHGFQSLDEYASSGVSSSNSSNNRLLGYRHRFDNSSFARKLTQSISQSSIDSGHSSTSKSSTNNNNHEKRNRDKGGNSSHGSHHHHHSITEMIKHLGKKAHIWPGGRTRHSSISEDHHPTDERRSGGGGDGDGMIAPPKEDFRTRSRSLDVDQTRRILDDCESTYKIYNKILREGKTATAAHMRRASAELAERRRASLGATRGLRADGTLDPYHAAILFRDSRGLPVADPFLEKVPLSDLEEDESQIFVKFFRFHKCYDLVPTSAKLVVFDTQLLVKKAFYALVYNGVRAAPLWDSKRQEFVGMLTITDFIKILKMYYKSPNASMDELEEHKLDTWRKVLQEDVKKLVSIGPDASLYDAIKMLVHNRIHRLPVIDPVTGNVLYILTHKRILRFLFLYINELPKPSYMQKTLREIRIGSYNNIETATEDTSIITALHKFVDRRVSALPMVDSEGRLTDIYAKFDVINLAAEKTYNDLDVSLKKANEHRNAWFEGVHHCSLDETLYTIMERIVRVEVHRLVVVDELKKVIGIISLSDILLYLVLRPSGDGIGDSESLRATDPKLMKPASPGSSGKLHAAKRDSSNESIEEEKETTEEEAAAAEAEEAAHKTEIVTPPEDAVKDETEEQQAAALERCDDSVPELAVEALAEEAKEDDTASTPIDRSSANDSPVAQEMLATDVPLQSVQREVGLVSE; this comes from the exons ATGCACGGTATTCAGCATCTTTTTCGGCAACACGCACTCGAGAAACAGGCGAGTGCCGATAGTTGGCATTCGGCCAACTCCTCGAATCAGGTACTGCAAGGTTCTACGTCGACAATGTCGTCGGCATCCTCCGCTAGTCATCAACGACCACCGAACGAACGATCGCACAGTATCGACGAGTCGCAGGTATCGCTGGCAAGTGAAG ACTATCGGCTTGCGTCGAGTCCGCGTCACATTATGGCCGGTGCATCGGTGCGATCTCCAACGTCACCGCAGGAGTATTACAATCTTGGCGTCTCGATACCGCGTGGTCGCAAATCGCCGGAAAGTCGCGGTAGCCAATGTTCTGATATGAGTGCTGGAGCGAACGGGATAAAGCGCATGTCGAAGCGTACGCCAGATCCACGAACAAATGCTTACAACCCG AATGCTCGGCGAGGTTCGTTGGAGAGTGCGTGCTCGCCGCCGAACCATCATTACAACACTGCCGGTTACTTCCCGCACGATCTGGACGATATATATGAGTACAAGACGGATCATCAGTATTTCACGCACACCGGTGCCTATCAGCATCCGGCGTACCCGTTAACCTCCGACCATCAGCGCAATCTGCTGTTCCAGCGCAACCATGGCTTCCAATCGTTGGACGAGTACGCATCGTCCGGTGTTTCCAGTTCGAATAGTTCGAACAACCGGCTACTCGGCTATCGGCACCGATTCGATAACAGTAGTTTTGCCCGCAAGCTCACGCAAAGCATCTCCCAGAGCAGCATCGATAGTGGCCATTCGTCGACGTCAAAATCCTCGACCAACAATAATAACCACGAAAAGCGAAACCGCGATAAGGGTGGAAACAGCAGCCATGGcagccaccatcatcatcattcgatCACGGAGATGATCAAACACCTTGGCAAGAAGGCACACATTTGGCCGGGTGGACGCACGCGCCATTCGTCGATCAGTGAGGATCACCACCCGACGGACGAGCGACGTAGCGGTGGTGGAGGCGACGGTGATGGTATGATTGCTCCACCGAAGGAAGACTTCCGGACGCGATCGCGTTCGCTCGACGTTGATCAGACGCGCCGAATTTTGGATGATTGTGAATCGACGTACAAAATCTATAACAAAATACTGCGTGAAGGTAAAACTGCTACCG CCGCACATATGCGAAGAGCTTCAGCCGAACTAGCAGAACGACGGCGAGCATCACTAGGAGCAACGCGAGGACTACGAGCGGACGGTACGCTTGATCCGTATCATGCTGCGATCCTGTTCCGTGACTCAAGAGGG CTGCCCGTGGCCGACCCATTCCTGGAGAAGGTTCCACTCTCGGATCTAG AGGAAGATGAGTCACAGATATTTGTCAAGTTCTTCCGATTTCATAAGTGCTACGATCTGGTGCCGACCTCGGCCAAGCTGGTCGTGTTCGACACGCAGCTGCTGGTGAAGAAGGCGTTCTACGCGCTCGTCTACAACGGCGTCCGGGCGGCACCGTTGTGGGACTCGAAGCGCCAAGAGTTTGTCGGCATGCTAACGATCACCGATTTCATCAAGATTCTAAAAATGTATTACAAATCACCGAACGCATCGATGGACGAGCTCGAGGAGCACAAGCTGGACACTTGGCGAA AAGTGCTACAGGAAGATGTGAAGAAGCTCGTTAGCATCGGTCCCGATGCGTCGCTGTACGATGCCATCAAGATGCTGGTACACAACCGCATCCATCGGCTGCCTGTGATTGATCCGGTCACCGGTAACGTGCTGTACATATTGACTCACAAGAGGATACTTAGATTCCTATTTTTATAT ATTAACGAACTACCAAAGCCATCGTACATGCAGAAAACCCTCCGGGAGATACGCATTGGCAGTTACAATAACATCGAAACGGCCACAGAAGATACTAGCATCATTACGGCGCTGCACAAGTTCGTAGATAGGCGCGTATCCGCACTGCCGATGGTAGACTCCGAGGGACGCTTGACGGACATTTACGCCAAGTTTGATGTTATT AACTTGGCCGCTGAAAAAACGTACAACGATCTAGATGTGTCCCTCAAGAAGGCAAACGAACATCGAAACGCGTGGTTCGAAGGTGTACATCACTGCTCGTTGGACGAAACGCTCTACACCATAATGGAGCGTATCGTGCGGGTCGAGGTACatcggttggtggtggtggacgaGTTGAAGAAGGTAATTGGCATCATCTCGCTGTCCGACATACTGCTCTACCTGGTGCTGCGTCCGAGCGGTGACGGTATCGGTGACTCGGAATCGCTCCGTGCGACCGATCCGAAGCTAATGAAACCGGCATCGCCAGGCAGCAGCGGTAAACTGCACGCGGCCAAACGCGACAGTAGCAACGAAAGCATCGAGGAGGAGAAAGAAACCACCGAGGAGGAGGCGGCGGCGGCCGAAGCGGAGGAAGCTGCTCACAAGACTGAAATCGTCACGCCACCGGAGGACGCGGTAAAGGACGAGACAGAGGAGCAGCAGGCAGCAGCATTGGAACGTTGTGACGATTCCGTCCCGGAGCTGGCGGTAGAAGCGTTGGCCGAAGAGGCAAAGGAAGACGATACGGCATCTACGCCGATCGATCGCAGCAGTGCCAATGATTCTCCCGTTGCGCAGGAAATGCTCGCCACCGACGTACCGCTGCAGTCCGTCCAGCGGGAGGTGGGATTAGTTAGTGAGTAA
- the LOC125761414 gene encoding uncharacterized protein LOC125761414 isoform X3: MHGIQHLFRQHALEKQASADSWHSANSSNQVLQGSTSTMSSASSASHQRPPNERSHSIDESQVSLASEDYRLASSPRHIMAGASVRSPTSPQEYYNLGVSIPRGRKSPESRGSQCSDMSAGANGIKRMSKRTPDPRTNAYNPNARRGSLESACSPPNHHYNTAGYFPHDLDDIYEYKTDHQYFTHTGAYQHPAYPLTSDHQRNLLFQRNHGFQSLDEYASSGVSSSNSSNNRLLGYRHRFDNSSFARKLTQSISQSSIDSGHSSTSKSSTNNNNHEKRNRDKGGNSSHGSHHHHHSITEMIKHLGKKAHIWPGGRTRHSSISEDHHPTDERRSGGGGDGDGMIAPPKEDFRTRSRSLDVDQTRRILDDCESTYKIYNKILREAAHMRRASAELAERRRASLGATRGLRADGTLDPYHAAILFRDSRGLPVADPFLEKVPLSDLEEDESQIFVKFFRFHKCYDLVPTSAKLVVFDTQLLVKKAFYALVYNGVRAAPLWDSKRQEFVGMLTITDFIKILKMYYKSPNASMDELEEHKLDTWRKVLQEDVKKLVSIGPDASLYDAIKMLVHNRIHRLPVIDPVTGNVLYILTHKRILRFLFLYINELPKPSYMQKTLREIRIGSYNNIETATEDTSIITALHKFVDRRVSALPMVDSEGRLTDIYAKFDVINLAAEKTYNDLDVSLKKANEHRNAWFEGVHHCSLDETLYTIMERIVRVEVHRLVVVDELKKVIGIISLSDILLYLVLRPSGDGIGDSESLRATDPKLMKPASPGSSGKLHAAKRDSSNESIEEEKETTEEEAAAAEAEEAAHKTEIVTPPEDAVKDETEEQQAAALERCDDSVPELAVEALAEEAKEDDTASTPIDRSSANDSPVAQEMLATDVPLQSVQREVGLVSE, translated from the exons ATGCACGGTATTCAGCATCTTTTTCGGCAACACGCACTCGAGAAACAGGCGAGTGCCGATAGTTGGCATTCGGCCAACTCCTCGAATCAGGTACTGCAAGGTTCTACGTCGACAATGTCGTCGGCATCCTCCGCTAGTCATCAACGACCACCGAACGAACGATCGCACAGTATCGACGAGTCGCAGGTATCGCTGGCAAGTGAAG ACTATCGGCTTGCGTCGAGTCCGCGTCACATTATGGCCGGTGCATCGGTGCGATCTCCAACGTCACCGCAGGAGTATTACAATCTTGGCGTCTCGATACCGCGTGGTCGCAAATCGCCGGAAAGTCGCGGTAGCCAATGTTCTGATATGAGTGCTGGAGCGAACGGGATAAAGCGCATGTCGAAGCGTACGCCAGATCCACGAACAAATGCTTACAACCCG AATGCTCGGCGAGGTTCGTTGGAGAGTGCGTGCTCGCCGCCGAACCATCATTACAACACTGCCGGTTACTTCCCGCACGATCTGGACGATATATATGAGTACAAGACGGATCATCAGTATTTCACGCACACCGGTGCCTATCAGCATCCGGCGTACCCGTTAACCTCCGACCATCAGCGCAATCTGCTGTTCCAGCGCAACCATGGCTTCCAATCGTTGGACGAGTACGCATCGTCCGGTGTTTCCAGTTCGAATAGTTCGAACAACCGGCTACTCGGCTATCGGCACCGATTCGATAACAGTAGTTTTGCCCGCAAGCTCACGCAAAGCATCTCCCAGAGCAGCATCGATAGTGGCCATTCGTCGACGTCAAAATCCTCGACCAACAATAATAACCACGAAAAGCGAAACCGCGATAAGGGTGGAAACAGCAGCCATGGcagccaccatcatcatcattcgatCACGGAGATGATCAAACACCTTGGCAAGAAGGCACACATTTGGCCGGGTGGACGCACGCGCCATTCGTCGATCAGTGAGGATCACCACCCGACGGACGAGCGACGTAGCGGTGGTGGAGGCGACGGTGATGGTATGATTGCTCCACCGAAGGAAGACTTCCGGACGCGATCGCGTTCGCTCGACGTTGATCAGACGCGCCGAATTTTGGATGATTGTGAATCGACGTACAAAATCTATAACAAAATACTGCGTGAAG CCGCACATATGCGAAGAGCTTCAGCCGAACTAGCAGAACGACGGCGAGCATCACTAGGAGCAACGCGAGGACTACGAGCGGACGGTACGCTTGATCCGTATCATGCTGCGATCCTGTTCCGTGACTCAAGAGGG CTGCCCGTGGCCGACCCATTCCTGGAGAAGGTTCCACTCTCGGATCTAG AGGAAGATGAGTCACAGATATTTGTCAAGTTCTTCCGATTTCATAAGTGCTACGATCTGGTGCCGACCTCGGCCAAGCTGGTCGTGTTCGACACGCAGCTGCTGGTGAAGAAGGCGTTCTACGCGCTCGTCTACAACGGCGTCCGGGCGGCACCGTTGTGGGACTCGAAGCGCCAAGAGTTTGTCGGCATGCTAACGATCACCGATTTCATCAAGATTCTAAAAATGTATTACAAATCACCGAACGCATCGATGGACGAGCTCGAGGAGCACAAGCTGGACACTTGGCGAA AAGTGCTACAGGAAGATGTGAAGAAGCTCGTTAGCATCGGTCCCGATGCGTCGCTGTACGATGCCATCAAGATGCTGGTACACAACCGCATCCATCGGCTGCCTGTGATTGATCCGGTCACCGGTAACGTGCTGTACATATTGACTCACAAGAGGATACTTAGATTCCTATTTTTATAT ATTAACGAACTACCAAAGCCATCGTACATGCAGAAAACCCTCCGGGAGATACGCATTGGCAGTTACAATAACATCGAAACGGCCACAGAAGATACTAGCATCATTACGGCGCTGCACAAGTTCGTAGATAGGCGCGTATCCGCACTGCCGATGGTAGACTCCGAGGGACGCTTGACGGACATTTACGCCAAGTTTGATGTTATT AACTTGGCCGCTGAAAAAACGTACAACGATCTAGATGTGTCCCTCAAGAAGGCAAACGAACATCGAAACGCGTGGTTCGAAGGTGTACATCACTGCTCGTTGGACGAAACGCTCTACACCATAATGGAGCGTATCGTGCGGGTCGAGGTACatcggttggtggtggtggacgaGTTGAAGAAGGTAATTGGCATCATCTCGCTGTCCGACATACTGCTCTACCTGGTGCTGCGTCCGAGCGGTGACGGTATCGGTGACTCGGAATCGCTCCGTGCGACCGATCCGAAGCTAATGAAACCGGCATCGCCAGGCAGCAGCGGTAAACTGCACGCGGCCAAACGCGACAGTAGCAACGAAAGCATCGAGGAGGAGAAAGAAACCACCGAGGAGGAGGCGGCGGCGGCCGAAGCGGAGGAAGCTGCTCACAAGACTGAAATCGTCACGCCACCGGAGGACGCGGTAAAGGACGAGACAGAGGAGCAGCAGGCAGCAGCATTGGAACGTTGTGACGATTCCGTCCCGGAGCTGGCGGTAGAAGCGTTGGCCGAAGAGGCAAAGGAAGACGATACGGCATCTACGCCGATCGATCGCAGCAGTGCCAATGATTCTCCCGTTGCGCAGGAAATGCTCGCCACCGACGTACCGCTGCAGTCCGTCCAGCGGGAGGTGGGATTAGTTAGTGAGTAA